AAAATTGCACACTGGACAAGAAGCTATATCAACACCATAACTGTCAGAAATATGCGATCTTATTAATTTTTTGTTGTCATCCCAACATGAAGTACAAAAAGGACCCTCTTCTTGCCCTTTGTCGTATATGAGAAATAGAAATGTCCCTTCACAAAAAGGCTTTTATCATATTTTCTTCACGCTTTAATTCTTTTATTTCTTCCTTTAATTTTTGATTTTCCTCTAACATGTCATATACTTCACTTTGCAAATCAATGATTTTTGCATTTAAATCAATATCTCCTATTTTTTAACAGACAGATTTTTTTACGTTTCTTTCGAAAGAAGAATTACCTTATGCTCGAAAGGATTTTTGTCTTTTTTTGTCGAACATCACACAAAATCTGTAATATTTAGTATAGTTTTGGTCTTATAGGTTCAAGTCTTTAGGCGGTGAATTTGAAAATTTAATTGTATTGCTAGATAAATATAAAAAGGAAAAACAGTCCAATCGGGAGCAAAGGAGAGTTAATTAAGTATTTTTATAAGAGACAAAATTTCGAAAGATAACAAAGTCTTGAAATTATAGTTAGGAGGTGCGAAAGAAGATGGCATTTAGGTTTCGAAAAAGTGTAAAAGTAGCACCAGGAGTAAAGTTGAATGTTGGGAAACGTGGAGTAAGTACAACTGTTGGTGGAAAATCAGTTAGAGTAAGTTCTAGTTCACGCAGAACTTCTGTTGGCTCCAGTGTACCTGGCACTGGTGTTTCTTATCATAAACAGGTTGGTTCTAAAAATGTCCGATCGAAAAGTAATAAAAACAAGCATCAAGGAATGACAGGCCAGGAAGAAGAACATCAGCAAAATCAACCAGAACAACAAGTAAAACAGTATGAAGATCACCTTGTTATGCTTACATCCTTACACGAAGAGGTAACGGATGGGATTGATTGGAAGGAAGTCTCCCTCTCTGCTGCTCCTTTTACGCCTCCTGAGGACGGAACACATGTTAAAAAACTAAATAAACAAATTGAAAATTTCAAACCAACCTTTCGAGATCGATTTTTTAACAGGTCCCAAAGCCGTATAGAAAAAATGAAATCTCAGTTACCTGAAGCTAAAGAAAAAGACCTTGAATTATATAAAAAGTGGGAAAACGATGTAGACCAAGCATATAAGGTTTTAGCTGGTGATCGAGAAGCTTGGACCAAGGTAATTAAAACTCAAAATCCTTTTGAAGATATAGCAGAATTAGGTGGTTCAATTAAATTCTCTTTTGAGGAAAATAGAAACATTGTCATTGTTAATCTTCACATTGATAAAAGTGCTGTCCCTGCCAAAGAAATCTCTCTCACCAAAACTGGTAAACTATCACAAAAAAATATGCCAAAAGGGAAGCATTTTCAATTGTATCAAGAATATGTTTGCAGTTGTGCCCTTCGAATAGGGAGAGAATTCTTTTCTTTACTTCCATTGGATTCGGTCCTTCTTCATGTTTATGGAGAAGCTGAAGAAACCAATGGCTGTATTCTATCTGTTTTAATAAAAAAAAGTGATTTAGAACAACTCTCTTTTACACAAATAGATTTTTTGGAAGTTATAAAGACCTTTGAACATAACCTAAAGTTTCTTAAAACTAAAGGTTTCAAGACCGTCGAGGAGGTTAAAGAATTTTGAATGGTTGTTTAGGAATTATTATTTTGATTTTATTTATAGCATTTGTAATTAACTTTCCACTATTTAGTATTGGATTAGCTATTGCTGTCTGGGGAGCATATGAATTGATGATTAATAGAGACTTGGGGGCTAAATCTAAGAAACCCGGAATCATAATATCTCTGGGTCTAATTCTAGTTATAGGTAGCTTTACTATAGGCTCTACAGAAGAAACAGAAGTTTCCCAAGAACAAGAAGAAACTTCTGAAACTGCCAGTGTAGAATCTGACGAAGATGATACAAGTGAAGAACAGCAGAATGAAAGTAACACTGAAGAAGATGATGATACAGAGTCTGAAGAAGAAAAAGAGGAAGAAGAGTTAGAGTTAGAGACAGAGGAAGAAAATGAAGCAGATGAGGAAGAAGAAAACACAGACACATCCGAGGACGAACCACAAGAACAGTCTGTTAATAAGGATGAAAGTGCTAAAGTTACATCCATTGTAGATGGCGACACTATTAAAGTTAATGTCCATGGAGAGGAAGAAAGTATACGACTCCTATTAGTCGATACACCAGAGACCAATCATCCAAACCTCCCTGTTCAAGAATATGGACCAGAGGCTACCGAATTTGCTAAAGAAGAATTAAGTGGTAAAGACGTTGAGCTCGAATATGATGGTCCAAAACGTGATCATTATGACCGTCTTCTTGCTTATATTTGGGTAGATGGTGAATTGTTCAATGAAATGCTATTAGAAGAAGGGCTGGCTCGCTATGCCTTTGTATACGACCCTCCTTACACACATTCAGATACCCTACAGGCTGCTGAAGATCAAGCAAAAGAGGAAAATAAGGGTATCTGGAGCATTGATGGCTATGTAACTGATGATGGCTTTGCGGAGGAAAAAAGCTCTTCTAATAACTCAGGGTCTTCTGGTAGCTCCAGTTCTTCAGGAAGCTCTTCCTCAAATGACTCAGGATCTTCTTCAGGTTCTTCTGAAGAAAATGTACATTATGAAAACTGTACTGCTGCTAGAGATGCAAGAGCTGCCCCTGTTCGGGAAGGAGATCCTGAGTATGCATCACACCTTGACCGTGACGGGGATGGAATTGGTTGTGAATAAAAACGGCCCTCTTTTGGGCCTTCTCTCTTACCCTTTACCTTCTAATTTATTATAAGACGCACGCCATCTAGAAGCAGCCCTATTAACTCTAACTATACCAAGGACTTCAACCTCAAAACCATTCTCCTCAAAAATCTGTCGTGGTAGTTTTCCATTCCTATTTTCAGATATAAAAATCTCTTTAGGACTGCAGGATAGGCGTAAAGATAATTCAGGTAGGCCAACTAAGAGAGAGCTTACCTTAGAAGAAAAAAATGCTAGATTAGAAGCACAAATTCAATTTTTGAAAGCTGAGAATGAGTTACTAAAAAAGTTAGATATGATGGAAAGGGGGTTAGAGGGAAACGAGTAAATGTCACTGTTAAACAGAAGTTTCGGTTAATACGTTCAGTGATTGAAAAGTACGCACTTAAAAATGCGGTGAGTTTCTTATGCGAAATTTCGGGAGTTTCTCGTTCAGGTTATTATAATTATTTTTCTGTAGAGTCTCAAGAAAGAAGAAAACGACGAGAAAAAGAGGACTTGATACTAAAAGACAATATCTTGAAAGCCTTTCACTTTAAACGGCGTCATAAAGGTGCACGGCAAATTAAGATGACGTTAGAAAGACAGTTTCATATTACTTACAACTTAAAGCGAATTCGAAGAATTATGAAAAAATACAACATTGTATGCCCGATTACAAGAGCCAATCCTTATAAAAAAATGTTGAAAGCTACATCAGAACACTCGGTAGGGCCTAATTTATTAAACCGGGAATTTAAACAATAAATCCCAGGTAAAGTATTACTTACTGATATTACATACTTATATTACGGTAAGGGAAAGAAAGCTTATTTATCAACTATTAAAGACAGTTCAACAAATGAAAT
This DNA window, taken from Alteribacillus bidgolensis, encodes the following:
- a CDS encoding DUF4236 domain-containing protein — encoded protein: MAFRFRKSVKVAPGVKLNVGKRGVSTTVGGKSVRVSSSSRRTSVGSSVPGTGVSYHKQVGSKNVRSKSNKNKHQGMTGQEEEHQQNQPEQQVKQYEDHLVMLTSLHEEVTDGIDWKEVSLSAAPFTPPEDGTHVKKLNKQIENFKPTFRDRFFNRSQSRIEKMKSQLPEAKEKDLELYKKWENDVDQAYKVLAGDREAWTKVIKTQNPFEDIAELGGSIKFSFEENRNIVIVNLHIDKSAVPAKEISLTKTGKLSQKNMPKGKHFQLYQEYVCSCALRIGREFFSLLPLDSVLLHVYGEAEETNGCILSVLIKKSDLEQLSFTQIDFLEVIKTFEHNLKFLKTKGFKTVEEVKEF
- a CDS encoding thermonuclease family protein, which encodes MNGCLGIIILILFIAFVINFPLFSIGLAIAVWGAYELMINRDLGAKSKKPGIIISLGLILVIGSFTIGSTEETEVSQEQEETSETASVESDEDDTSEEQQNESNTEEDDDTESEEEKEEEELELETEEENEADEEEENTDTSEDEPQEQSVNKDESAKVTSIVDGDTIKVNVHGEEESIRLLLVDTPETNHPNLPVQEYGPEATEFAKEELSGKDVELEYDGPKRDHYDRLLAYIWVDGELFNEMLLEEGLARYAFVYDPPYTHSDTLQAAEDQAKEENKGIWSIDGYVTDDGFAEEKSSSNNSGSSGSSSSSGSSSSNDSGSSSGSSEENVHYENCTAARDARAAPVREGDPEYASHLDRDGDGIGCE